The Stigmatella erecta genome segment CCGCTCGGACTTCATCGGGGGGCGGGCCCAGGACGTGTGCGATGCCCAGTGGCCGGTGTGCAGCCGGGTGGCGGGCTGCATCCTGGGCGAGGAGAGCTACACGGCGGGGCGCTTTCCGGGACAGGGGCGAATCATCGTCCAGCTGGCCGAGCCCTCCACGGTGCGGCTGCGCTTCTTCCTGGAGGACGTGGTGGCGGCGGGGCAGGAGACGGTGGTGACGTTCCATGAGGAAGGGTGCCGGGACCGCATCCGCCAGGTGGTGAGCGGCCGGACCGCGGTGGAGTCGGTGGAGCGGCAGGGGGAGTTCAGCCGCGAGGCGGACCTGACGGGGGTGGGGGACCACATGGTGGAGTTCGAGTCCGACCTGCAAGCCCGCTATGTGATGAAGGTGGAAGTGGAGCCGCTGCGCAACCGCTGAGCCTTCCAGGGCCGTACCCAGGGAGGAAAAGGGAGGGGCCGTGTACCTGGGCATCGATGTGGGAACCTCGTCCGTGAAGTCCGTGCTCGTGGATGGGAGCGAGCGCATCCTCGGCAGCGCCAGCGAGGCGCTGGACGTCACGCGGCCCCATCCGGGCTGGTCGGAGCAGGACCCGGAGGCCTGGGTGCGCGCCTGCGAGCGCACCCTGGACGCGCTCACCGCGGCGCACCGCGCGGAGATGGCGGCCGTGGAGGGAATCGGGCTGTCCGGACAGATGCACGGGGCGACGCTGCTGGACGGGCAGGACCGGCCCCTGCGCCCGGCGATCCTCTGGAACGATGGCCGCTCGGAGGCCGAGTGCCGCGTCCTGGAGGCGCGCTGCCCGCGCTTGAGGGACATCGCGGGCAACATCGCCATGCCGGGCTTCACCGCGCCGAAGCTGCTCTGGGTCGCGGAGCACGAGCCGGACACCTTCGCGAAGGTGCGCAAGGTGCTGCTGCCCAAGGACTACCTGCGGCTGTTCCTGACCGGCGAGCACGTGTCGGACATGTCCGACGCGGCCGGAACACTCTGGCTCGACGTGGCGAGGCGGGCCTGGTCGGACGCGCTGCTCGCGGCCACGGGGCTCACGCGGGAGCACATGCCGCGGCTCGTGGAGGGCTCCCAGGCGTCGGGGAGGCTGCGGCCGGAGCTGGCCCGCCGCTGGGGCATGGCCCGGCCGCCGGTGGTGGCCGGCGGGGGCGGGGACAACGCGGCCAGCGCGGTGGGGATTGGCGCCGTGCGGCCGGGCTCCGCCTTCGTCTCGCTGGGCACCTCGGGCGTGCTCTTCGTCTCCAATGCCCGCTTCTCGCCCAACACGGCGGGCGCGGTGCACGCCTTCTGCCATGCGGTGCCGGGGCTCTGGCACCAGATGGGCGTCATCCTGTCCGCCGCCGCCAGCATGGAATGGCTCTCGGGGCTCCTGAGCATTCCCGCGCCCGAGCTGACGGCGGAGCTGGGGGAGCGCGTGTCCGGCCCCTCTCCGGTGAAGTTCCTGCCCTACCTCTCCGGAGAGCGCACCCCGCACAACGATGCCTCGGCCCGGGGAGCCTTCGTGGGCCTGGCCCATGGGCAGGGGCGGGCGGCGATGACGCAGGCGGTGATGGAAGGGGTGGCCTTCGCCTTCGCCGACTGCCTGCGGGTGCTCTCGGAGGCGGGGACGGAGGTGGCCCGGGCCTCGGCGGTGGGCGGAGGCTCGCGCTCACACCTCTGGTTGAAGATTCTCGCGAGCGTGCTGAACCGGCCGCTGGATCTCCACGCGGAAGGGGATTTCGGCGGAGCCTTCGGGGCCGCGCGGCTGGGCCGGCTCGCCGCGACGGGCGAGGACCCACTGGCTCTCGCCGTGCCGCCTCCGGTCGCCCAGGTGGTGGAGCCCGATGCCGCGCTCGTCCCACGGTATGCCCAGGCGTATGGGCATTGGCGCGGCCTCTATCCCGCGCTCCGGGCGGTGGACGCAGGCCCATGATGCCTCGTTACCCCCAGGACGCCGCTTGCCTACAGGCAATCCGCGCCAGGACGGGCTGTCATGCCGCTCTGCACAGCGGGTCCGCAGCCCCCTGAGTTGCAGGCTCTGGCACGGACGTAACTCTCGGCCGAGACTCGCACCAGCGGCGACGCACTCGGTCCCGAGTAGAACTGCTGCCAGGTCCCATCCCCGTATTTCACCCTGCGCATGGCGACCGTGTAGTACTCGACGACGCCCTGGGAGGGGGGCGTGATGAGGATCTTGTTATACCCAGGCATGTACCCCTCCGGACAAGTCACACGGACCGCGCCGACTTCACCCGGCGGAGGCATCTGCGGAATGGAGACAGGCACCCGGTAGCCCTCCACCACGCTGGCGTACTGCTGAACGGCACACTGCATGTCGGCCGCGCACCTCCGGTAGGACGCGCCACTGGCATCGGAGGTCTGACGGCAAAGCTTCGCGGTCGGATTCAACCGGCCGTTGAGTTCGTTGCGCACGCCCATGGGGAATCCGTTGTGTTGCAAGTCCGGGT includes the following:
- the xylB gene encoding xylulokinase, whose amino-acid sequence is MYLGIDVGTSSVKSVLVDGSERILGSASEALDVTRPHPGWSEQDPEAWVRACERTLDALTAAHRAEMAAVEGIGLSGQMHGATLLDGQDRPLRPAILWNDGRSEAECRVLEARCPRLRDIAGNIAMPGFTAPKLLWVAEHEPDTFAKVRKVLLPKDYLRLFLTGEHVSDMSDAAGTLWLDVARRAWSDALLAATGLTREHMPRLVEGSQASGRLRPELARRWGMARPPVVAGGGGDNAASAVGIGAVRPGSAFVSLGTSGVLFVSNARFSPNTAGAVHAFCHAVPGLWHQMGVILSAAASMEWLSGLLSIPAPELTAELGERVSGPSPVKFLPYLSGERTPHNDASARGAFVGLAHGQGRAAMTQAVMEGVAFAFADCLRVLSEAGTEVARASAVGGGSRSHLWLKILASVLNRPLDLHAEGDFGGAFGAARLGRLAATGEDPLALAVPPPVAQVVEPDAALVPRYAQAYGHWRGLYPALRAVDAGP